ATCTCCTGAAATCTGGTGACGTGCCGATTCGCTTCATCGACGACGCCGTGCGCGAAGTCCTCGGCGCGAAGTACGACATGGGCCTCTTCGCGGATCCCTATCGTCGTATCGGCAACGCGGCGCAAGACCCGAAAGATGTGTACGCCGACGACCGTCTGCACCGTGACGCTGCGCGTGATCTCGCGCGCAAGTCCCTCGTCCTGCTCGAAAACCGGCACGACACGTTGCCGCTGAAGAAGACGGGCAAGGTCGCCGTGATCGGGCCGCTCGCCGATTCGAAGCTCGACATGATGGGCAGCTGGTCGGCGGCGGGAAAGCAGGCGCAGGCCGTCTCGCTGCTGCAAGGCGTGCGCGATACGCTTGGCGACAAAGCGCAGGTGACGTACGCACGCGGGGCGAACATCACCGACGATCCGCGCGTGGTCGAATACCTGAACTTCCTCGACTGGGACAATCCGGAAGTCGTGCAGGACAAGCGCACGCCGCAGCAGATGATCGACGAAGCGGTGCAGGTCGCGCGCAACGCCGACACGCTGATCGTGGCCGTGGGGGAATCGCGCGGTATGTCGCATGAAGCGTCGAGCCGCACGAGCCTGATGTTGCCGGGCAGCCAGTTGGCGTTGTTGCAGGCGCTCAAGGCAACGGGCAAGCCGCTTGTCGTGGTGCTGATGAACGGCCGTCCGCTCGATCTGAACTGGGCGAAGGTCAATGCCGACGCCATGCTGGAGACGTGGTACGCGGGCACCGAAGGCGGTCATGCGATGGCCGACGTGCTGTTCGGCGACTACAACCCGTCGGGCAAGCTGCCGATCTCGTTCCCGCGCTCCATCGGTCAGATTCCGACGTACTACAACCAGTTGCGCATCGGCCGTCCGTTCACGCCGGGCAAGCCTGCGAACTACACGTCGCAATACTTCGAGGAGGACGCCGGTCCGCTGTACGCATTCGGCTACGGCTTGAGCTACACGACGTTCGACGTGTCGAAGGTCAAGCTCTCGGCGAAGACGTTGGCGAGCGGCGGCAAGGTGGAGGCGAGCGTGACCGTGCGCAACACCGGCAAGCGCGAAGGCGAGACGGTCGTGCAACTGTACTTGCAGGACGTGGCGGCGTCGATCGTGCGTCCGATCAAGGAACTGAAGGGTTTCCAGAAGGTGAACCTGAAGCCGGGCGAGTCGCGCACCGTGCAGTTCGCCATCGACGAGAGCCTGCTGAAGTTCTACAACGCGAAGCTGCAATACGTGGCGGAGCCGGGCGACTTCAACGTGCAGATCGGGCTCGATTCGCAGAACGTCCAGCAAGCGACGTTCACGCTTCAATAACGGTAAGCCTCACGCCTGCGACTGGAATTCCCCCGCAAGGAATTCCACGCAGGCGCGCACTTTGGCAGACGACGCCACGCGCGACGGATACACCGCCCAGACATTGGCAGGCTGCGTGACGTCCGGCAGCACCTGCACCAGTTCTCCGCGCGCAATCAGCGCACCCACGTCCCACATCGACCGCAGCACGATGCCCTGAGCGTCGAGCGCCCACTGCACCGCGACTTCGCCGTGGTTCGTCGAGAGCGGCCCCGTCACCTTGAGCGAGACGGACTCGCCGCGCTGCTGCAACCGCCACATGCCGAACGGGTGATCGCGTTCCTTGATGACGATGCAGGCATGCCCCGCGAGATCGCTCAATTGGCGCGGCGTGCCATGCGCTTCCAGATACGCTGCCGATGCGCACAACACGCGATGGTTATCCGCGAGCTTGCGCGCAATGAGATGCGGTGCGATCTCGTCGCCGATGCGCACGTCGAGGTCGTAACCCTCCGCCGCCACGTCGACGATGCGGTCGAACAGGTCCAGCCGGACATTGAGTTGCGGATGCAGCGCACGGAGCCGGGACATCGCGGGCGCCACGACGTGCCGCCCAAAGCCGAAGCTGCTCGACACTCGCAGCGTGCCGCGCGGCACCTGACGCGTGCTCGACACGTCCTCCATCAGATGACTGACGTCGTCGAGAATCTTCTCTGCCCACGCGTAGACCCGCTCGCCGGCGTCGGTGATTGCCACGCGCCGTGTCGAGCGGTGCAGCAGGCGTGTCCCGAGGTCGGCCTCCAGCATGCCCACGCGCTTGCTCACGTAGGCTGGCGAGACGCCCAGCGCCTCGGCCGCTGCCGAAAAGCTGGCGCGGCGCGCGACCTGGCAGAACACGCGCAGATCGTCGAGATTGGGATTGACGGGCAGGGGTTTATTCACGATTCGTGGATAGTGGATTAACCGATTGGGGGATTTTATCCACGTTGGAATGGAATAACCTAGCAACATTCGTCAAACGTTCAGGAGACAGACCATGACCGAAGCGTCCCAACGCCCCCAGCGTCCGTTCAAGATCGCCGTGATCCCGGGCGACGGCATCGGTAAAGAGGTGATGCCCGAAGGCCTGCGCGTGCTCGACGCCGCCAGCAAGCGCTTCGGCATTCCCGTCGAGTATCGGCACATCGAGTGGGCGAGCTGCGACTACTACGTTCAGCACGGTCAGATGATGCCGGATGATTGGAAGCAGCAGCTTGATGGCGTGGACGCGATTCTGTTCGGTGCGGTGGGCTGGCCCGAGACGGTGCCCGATCACATTTCGCTGTGGGGATCGCTGCTGAAGTTCCGCCGCGAGTTCGATCAGTACATCAACCTGCGCCCGGCGCGTCTGTTCGACGGTGTGCCGTCGCCGCTCGCGAATCGCAAGGCGGGCGACATCGATTTCATGATCGTGCGCGAGAACACCGAAGGCGAGTATTCGTCGATTGGCGGTGTGATGTTCGAAGGCACGGAGCGTGAGTTCGTCGTGCAGGAGTCGGTGTTCACGCGTCAGGGCACGGAGCGCGTGCTGAAGTTCGCATTCGAGCTTGCGCAGCAGCGCGAGCGCAAGCATGTGACGGTCGCAACGAAGAGCAACGGCATTTCGATCTCGATGCCGTGGTGGGACAAGCGTGCGGCCGAGACGGCCGCGAAGTATCCCGACATCACGTGGGACAAGCAGCACATCGACATTCTGTGCGCGCGCTTCGTGCTGAATCCGGATCGCTTCGACGTGGTCGTCGCCTCGAATCTGTTCGGCGACATTTTGTCGGACCTGGGGCCTGCGTGTACCGGCACCATCGGCATTGCGCCGTCTGGCAACCTGAACCCCGAAGGCAAGTTCCCGTCGCTGTTCGAGCCGGTGCATGGCTCGGCGCCGGATATCGCGGGCAAGAACATCGCGAACCCGATCGGCATGATCTGGACCGCCGCGATGATGCTCGACTTCATCGGTCGGGGCGATGCGCGTACGCGCGCCGCCCACGACACGATCCTCGCCGCCATCACGCAGATCATCAAAGACGGTCCGCGCACCGGCGACATGGGCGGGCGCGCGAACACGACCGAAGTGGGTCAGGCGATTGCGGCAGCCGTCTCGGCCGGTTGATCCACTGAGCTAGCATGCGCCGCCGATGCAACGTCGCGCGGCGCAAAGTACCGGTTGGGCACTGCCGGTACGCCGAGATTCTCGCGGAAGGTGCGGCCTTCGTACTGCGTGCGAAACAGGCCGCGTCGCTGCAACTCCGGCACCACCAGATCGACGAACGACGTGATGCCTGCGGGTGCGCTCGGGAACATGATGTTGAAGCCATCGGCCGCGCCCGTCTCGAACCAGTGCTGAAAATCGTCGGCAATCGATGCCGGTGTGCCGACCAGCACGCGGTGTCCGCCCCCGGTAAAGCGCGTATATAGCTCGCGCACGGTCGGCTGCTCGCGTCGTATCCAGTCCACCACCAATTTCTGACGGCTCTTGTGCGAGTTCGTCTCAGGCACGTGGTCGGGCAGCGGCACCTTCGCGTCGAACGGCAGGCTGCCGAGATCGATGCCGAGGCTCGCATAGTTCGTCAGCGCATTGAGCACGACCGCCGGATCGCGATGCGACAGCAGGCTGTCGTAAAGGTCTTCCGCTTCCGCTTGCGTGCGTCCCACGATGGGCGAGACACCCGGCAGGATGAAGATGTGTTCCGGCTGGCGTCCGTACTTCAACGCACGTGTCTTCACGTCGGTATAGAACGCGCGGGCATCCTCGATATCCTGTGCCGCCGTATAAAGCAGTTCGCCCGCACGTGCGGCCAACTCACGTCCCGCCTCGCTCGACCCTGCCTGCGCGATGACCGGCCAGCCCTGCACCGGACGCGGCGCACTGAGCGGCCCGCGCACGCGGAAGTGCTTACCCCGGTGATCGAGCGTGCGGATGCGCGACGGATCGGCCCACTGGCCGGTCGCCTTGTCGCGTGGGAAGGCGTCGTCGGCGTGGCTGTCCCAGAGGCCGGTGACGACGTCATAGAACTCGTTTGCGCGCTCGTAGCGCACCGCGTGGTCGACGTGATCGTCGCGATTGAAGTTTTCGCCGCCGCCGGTGGACGTTACGAGATTCCATCCGGCGCGCCCGCCGGACAGATGGTCGAGCGATGCGAACGCGCGCGCCACGTTGTACGGCTCGCTGTAGGTGGTGCTGACGGAGGCGACGAGGCCGATGTGCTTCGTCGCCCCGGCCAGTCCTGCGAGCAGCACGACCGGGTCCCAGCGCGGCGCGCCCGGGCTGTGCGCGAGCGCGACCGGGTCCGTCGACACGAAGAGGTTGTCGAAGAAGAACAGGGCGTCGAACAGACCGCGCTCCAACTCTTGCGCGTAGTGTCGGTAGCGCGCGAACTGCGAGTCGGCGTCCGTGTCGGTGTCGGGGTGACGCCAGCTGTCGCCCTGCACGCCGGAACCCGACATGTAGGCGCCCAGCCGGAGTTTGCGGGCAGGTTGCGTCATGGGCTTGCTCTCTCGATTTCGGTAAACGATAACGATAGGCGCACGACACACGTCGCCACAAACAACGAAATCAGATAAGCAAACCGCCATAAGCAAACTCGCGCGCCACGGGCTATGGATCGCACCAATCGATGGTTGGGAATGCGCCGGGGCGTGCCTAGACTGGCACATCCTCCCACTCTCAAAGCTGCGCCGATGCGCGGCGACATGCCATGACGAACACTGCCTCTCATGCCGCCCCGCCGGTCAGTCCCGTGCTCGACGCGTTCATTGCGGCGTCCGCCATCGCCTTCGGGCTCTACGTCTCCGCTCCGTCGCGGGCCGCGATGGTGCGTGCCACGCTGGCACGCTCGGCGAAGCGCGACCTGCGAGCGTGTGCGCAAGGCCGCTGGCCGACGTGGCGTGCGCGCTTGCGTCGTGGGGCGGCGCTGGCGCTGAGCGTCGCGGCGATCCTGCCGTTCTCGAGCCGCGCAGCCGACAAGCCGGTGCTCGTCGTGGGCGATCAGGCGTACAACGCGCAGAGTCTTTTCGAAGCGTCCGGCGCTTTGCAGGACGCCCCCTATACCGTTTCGTGGAAGCAATTTCCCGCAGGCACGCCGGTCGTCGAAGCAGTGAATGCCGGTGCGCTCGACGTTGGGTTGCAGGGCGACGGCCCGGTGCTGTTCCTCGCCGCGCAGGGGGCGCCGGTCAAGGTCATCGGCATCTATCGCGACAGTCCGGACAGCGTGGTACTGCTCGCGGGACCGCACACACAGATCAAGACGGTCGCCGATCTGAAGGGTAAGACGGTGGCCATCACGCGCGGCGGCTGGTCGCAGCAACTGGTGCAGGCGGCGTTGGTGTCGGCCGGGCTGCCGCTCGATTCGGTGAAGTACTCGTATCTGGCGTCGGTCGATTCGGCCGCCGCGTTACAGGCGGGCAAGGTCGATGCGACGGCGACGTGGGAGCCGTACGTGACACGCTTGCGTCAGGCGGGCGCGCGCACCGTTGTGACGGCACGTGGCCTGATCGCCGCGCAGAGCTATCTGTCCACGACGCAGAAGGTGATCGACAGCAAGCGCGAATTGCTGGGGGACTTCGTGCAGCGCTATCAACGTGCGCGCGAATGGTCGCTGGCGGACGCGAAGCACATCGAGCGCTACGCCGACGTCTGGGCCGCGAAGTCGCGCGTCGATCCGAAGCTGGCGCATCAATGGTTCAGCACCTCGCGCATTCGGTATGAACCGCTGACCGACGCCGCCATTGCCGAGGCGCAGAAGAGCGTCGACGACTTCGTTAAAACCGGCACGCTGACGAAGGGCTTCGACGTGCGCGGCCTCTTCGATACGTCGTTCAACAAGTTCACGCAGGCGGCGCGGTAAGCGAGTTGCATCGCACACAGTAAGCACGCATTAAGCAGGCATTAAGCAGACATTAAGCACCGGCGAACCACACGCAAGGGCTACAATGCACGCCATCCGGCGGGCGGGGCGCCCGTCTCTCAGGGGAATTGCGTGTCAGCCAGTGCTCCCAGCGCGCCGTCTTCCGGCGCGCCAACCATCAGTCGTCACGTCGTCATCGTGGTGTTCGACGGCGCTGAAGCCATCGATATCACCGGTCCGGCAAGCGCCTTCGCGAAGGCTTCGATGGCGGTGCCGCACGCCTATCGTCTGACGGTGGCCTCGCCGCGTGGCGGCAACGTCCTCACGAGCGCGGGTCTCGCCATTGCAGATACGACGCCACTCTCGTCATTGGACGTTGCGTCCGGCTTCGACACGATCATCGTGGCAGGTGGCGAGGAGGACGCGTTGCGCCGCGCCGTACTCGAAGATGGCGCGCAACAGTGGGTTGCCTCGGCGGCGCCGCACGTGCGTCGCATGGCAAGTGTCTGCACCGGGGCGTTCGTGCTGATGGCAGCAGGGCTGCTCGATGCGCGTCAGTCGACCACACATTGGCGGGCGTGCGATCTGCTGGCATCGATGTGCGCCGCCACCGACGTGCAGCACGACCGCGTGTTCGTACGCGACGGGGATCTCTGGACGTCGGGCGGTGTGACCACCGGCATCGACATGGCGTTGGGCATGATCGAAGCGGATCTCGGCCGCGATGTCGCGATGGATATCGCGCGCGATCTGGCGTTGTTCGTGCTGCGCGGCGGCGCGGAATCGCAAGTGAGCCATTCGCTGGCGATGCAGCAGGGTGCGACGTCGCCGGTGAGAGATGTCATCGCATGGATCGAGAGCCATCTCGATGCCGATCTCAGTGTGGACGCATTGGCCGCCGTCGCCCGCATGAGTCCTCGCAATTTCTCCCGGGCGTTCTCCCGCGATACCGGTGTGTCGCCTGCCCGTTACGTCACGCGGGCGCGGGTCCATTTCGCCAGATCGTTGTTACGGCAGACGGCGTGGACGCAGGCGCGCATCGCGCAGCGCAGCGGCTTTCGCAGCGTCGATGCACTTCAACGGGCGTTTCGCGAGGCGTTTGGCGAGCCGGTGTCGGCGCATCGGCAGGTCCAGTGATGGGGGGGGCGTCCGGCGCTAGCGCAAGCCGTCCGGATACTCCAGCGACAGCGCAACGAGGTCGCGCGTCGATGCGCCATACCGTTGCCCGATAGCATCGAGCGCTGCCGTGAAGTTCGCCATTGCCGATGTGTGGGATGCGAGCGCGATGGTGCGCACCGGTGTTACGGAAATGTCCATCTGAGGAACAAGCCGCAACCCGCTGGCCATTCTGACGGTCCGCGTCCCCTCATGCACGGCGATGGCCTCGCTACGCCAGGTGCGCGACCACGCGTCGGACACCAGCGCGAGCGAGACGTCGTCGACGCCATCGCTGACGGGAATGGCGAGCGTTTCGTGTCGCCAGAAGGCTAGCCAGTGACTGGCAATCGTCCAGAGTCTCGACGCATCGAGCCGGAATCCCGCGCTGGCATGGCGCGCCGACCAGTCGGTGACACCGAGCGAACGTGCGACGTCTGCTGCACGCTTCTCTCCGGCAATCCCTTCCACCAGCGCCAACGATAGCGGTAACGACGCACTGACGCCGGTCGTCGTGACGATGCCGTCGTCATACAGATAGCGCACGTCCGACACATAGCGAGCGGTGGGATTGTCTTTGCGCAGATCGTCGCGATCGTACCAATGGCCCGCGAATCGCTTCTCACGCAACAAGCCAGCCTGACTCAACACCTTGGCACCGGAGCAGATGCCGACGATTAGCGCGCCATTCGCCGCCTGACGTTGCAGCCATTGCAGCACACGAGGATCGTTGTCGACGTGCATGGCGGGAACGATCACGACGTCGGCACCGCGAGGATAACGCGCATCGAAAGCGGTCAGCGTGGTGTCGGGGACAATGCGCAACGCAGGCATCAGCGTGACGTCTCCCGCTTCGACCGCGACGGCCTCGACCTGCCCGATGCCCGCTCGTTTGAGTACGCCGTAGGGCACGAGGAAATCGGTGGTCTCGGTGCCATCGTTGAGCGCCATGACGGCGACGACGGGGTCCTTCGGTCGGTTGGCGAGCGCAGCGAGCAAATCCTGACGCGCTTGCGGGACCGCATCGACTTCAGGTGAGTCCGCTGCTGCGCCTGCCGTCACGAAGGAGAGGCAGACCAATGCGGCGAGCAAAAGGCGGGGATAGCGCATGACAGGGCGAATGCAACGAGAAGGCTCTCAGCGTACCGATTCCCGTCGAACACCCGCAATGACAACGATGCCGCACTTCCTGCCAGCGGGGCCGTTGGCGGGGCGGGCAGAATCTCAGGCGCTCGCCCGCTGCAACACCTTTTCTCCACCGAACGCACGCGGACGCGGCGCATCGACGCGCTCGCGCAGCAACTCGACCGCCCGTTGTGCGCGTGCCGACAGCGGCCACTCTGCGCGATGAATCAGCCACAGCGTGTCCACTACGGGCGGGCCGCAATCCACGACGCGAATGGCATCCTGTGACGCGAACGCCTGCCGCGCGTACTGCGGGATGACAGTGAACCCGAGACCGCGTGCGACGTATTCGAGAATCAGGCTGATCTGATTCGTGCATCCCTTGCAGGGCAGACTCTGCACCCCCGGATTGCCCGGAAAACGGCGACTGAGCAAGCGCGTCGACATCGCCTCGCCATCGGGGTGATCGATGAAGCCGATGCGCTTGAGATCTTCCCACTTGTGCACGTCCTCACCAGCGGGCACCACAAGTTCGAGCGGCTCCTGCGTGAAAGGCGTCGCCGTGAGACGGGGATCGTCGGGGCGCAGCGTCACGAGACCCAACTCGAAGTGATTCTGAAGAATGCCTTCGAGCACTTCGCGGTCGGGCGCGAAACGATGACGCACGGCCATCGCGGGATTCGCCTGTTGCATGTCGAGCAGGATCGGACACAGATACAGCCCGATGCTCCCCGGCGTGATGAGGTTGATGTTGCCGCACTCCTCGTTCGCGTCCTCGAGGCTGGAGCGCAAGTGTCGGCCCGCGCACTCTACCTGTTCGCAATAAACGAGCAGCGCCTGACCGGCGGGCGTCAGTTCCACGGCACGCGGGCGTCGCACGAGCAACGGGCCGAATTCCTCTTCGAGATGCTTGATGTGCTGGCTGACCGCTGCCTGCGTCAGCCCCAACTGGTCGGCGGTACGAGTGAAGTTACCCAACTCGGCAAGCGTGGCGAAGGATTTGAGCCACTGGGGATTAACCATAATGAAGTGTTATCGAATCTATAATTTGCAGATAGTTTCCATTATAGCTATGTGGGGCTACCATTGCTTGCGTCGACCGAACCGGTCGAGATGCCGTGAAGACCGGCCCGAGCCGCAGGCTCCGCCGACCGGCACCGCTGTGCCCCGACAATGCCCCCCCATTAGAGAAACCTCATGTCTGCCCTGTTTTCCCCGTTTGAACTGAAGAGCGCGAAGTTGCGCAACCGCATTGCGATCCCGCCGATGTGCCAGTACAGCGCCGTCGACGGCGTGACCAACGACTGGCACCTCGCCCACTACGCCAGCCTGGCGCGTGGAGGGGCGGGTCTGGTGATCGTCGAAGCGACCGCCGTGTCGCCCGAAGGCCGTATTACGCCGGGATGCACCGGTCTGTGGAACGACGAGCAGACCGTTGGCATGGCGCGCATCGCCGCGGCCATCAAGTCGCATGGCGCGGTGCCGGGCATCCAGATTGCCCACGCGGGACGCAAGGCCAGTGCCAACCGTCCGTGGGAAGGCGACGACCATATTGGTGAAGACGACCCGCGCGGCTGGCCGACGATCTCGCCGTCCGCCGTCGCCTTCGGCGGCGATCTCGGCAAGGTGCCGAAGGCCATGACGCTTGACGATATCGCCCGCGTGAAGGCAGACTTCGTCGCCGCCGCACGCCGTGCGCTCGCCGCTGGCTTCGAATGGCTCGAGCTGCACTTTGCCCACGGTTATCTGGCGCAGAGCTTCTTCTCTTTGCACGCCAATCATCGCGAAGACAACTACGGTGGCGACCTCGCTGGCCGCAGCCGTTTCCTGCTGGAGACCCTGGCTGCCGTGCGCGAAGTGTGGCCGGAGCATCTGCCGCTCACCGCGCGTTTCGGCGTCATCGAATACGATGGCCGCGACGAAGAAACGCTGGCCGAATCGATCACGCTTGCGCGTCAGATGCGCGAGGGCGGTCTGGATCTGCTGAGCGTGAGCGTCGGCTTCTCGACGCGGAAGGCGAACATTCCGTGGGGGACGCCGTTCCTCGCACCGATTTCGGAGCGCGTGAAGAAGGAAGCGGGCATTCCCGTGGCATCGGCCTGGGGCATCGACGATCCTGTCGTTGCCAACCGTATCGTGGCCGACGGCCAGTTGGATCTCGTGATGGTGGGCCGCGCTCATCTGGCGAACCCGCACTGGCCGTACTTCGCTGCGCGCGAACTCGACGAGAAGCGCCCGACGTGGGTGCTGCCCGCCCCTTACGCCCACTGGCTTGAGCGCTATCGCGCACCGCGTGCCGCCTAAGTCAGATCAAGCGGGCCGCTGCATAGCCTGAAATACAACGCCCCCGGACGTCGTAAGACGCCGGGGGCGTTGGCGTTTGCGCTTGCGTTCGTCAGATGGCAGAGGCAGACGGGGGCACGGAGCGAGGGCCTTTCAATTCGCGGATAACCGCTTGCTTCGCGCGGTGGGCGCCGGCGGCGTCGGAGAATATCTGCCAGAAAATCTGGTTGGCCGCAGACATCGGAAGGCTCTCACTGCGGGAGACGAAGCTCTCTGGCGCTCTGTACATGGGTTCCGTCCTGAAAAACTCAGGATGGAATTGCAGCATGAGGGCCGGCACTCCTCCCGCATGAGGGCTTTCAACCGCCTCGACCAGTCCTTCGTGTACGACAGAGGGTTTCAGATGCTCGACAAGCGACTGCGCGGATACGGGGATCGCCTGATGGTGCGACACCACGCTGGCAAGCGTCTCTCGCATGGCTTCGCCGTATATCCCGTTTCGGCTGCCCTGCGTCAGATTGAAATCTCGCGTGCCACGCTGTCCCTCAACGTTTTGCAACATTTTCGCGCCGAAGTACACGTTGACCAACTGGAAGCCACGGCAAATGGCCATCATGGGAACACCCCGATTCAGGGATTCGCGCAGTAGCGCCAACTCCAGCAGAGAACGACGGTAGTCGCTCCCCGAACGGGGCGTGTCTTCCTCCTCTCCATACAAGGCTGAAGGAATATCCTCACCGCCAGGCAGTACGATGGCATTGACGTTTGCGCTCAACGTTTTCGCCTTTGCCGTGATGCTGGCCAACTGCGCGAATGTCTCAGGGTCGTCGTCGACCGTTTGCAGCAGGCGCTGGGGGATCGGGAGGCCGCCCGCCGGACTCACCGCGATGCGCTGCAACGCGACGCCAATCTCATGATCGAATTTTCTGCGATCTATCGAAGGCGAGCGCATGGCAATACGCAGCGGGATCATGCCAGCGGCCTGATCGAGCTTCACGAGGACTCTGGGAATCGATGTGCCGCGATCCGCCGGATCGACCGGCAGGACAGCCGTCGGCCGGGTAGTCCCGACCGTCTTGCGAGAGTCGCTATCCACATCGAAATCGCGCAAAACATCGAAGAACACCGAATTCTCCAGATTGCTGTTTCGAATCGACGAGTCCCTGACCTCGGCGTTCAGGAAATGGGTTCCGGCCATCGTGACCGTGTCGAAACGAGAACTCAGAATTCGCGCGTTTTCAAAGCTCCCGATGACGAGGTCGCACCGTTCGAAACCGACGCCGTCGAGC
The Pandoraea oxalativorans genome window above contains:
- a CDS encoding NADH:flavin oxidoreductase/NADH oxidase, coding for MSALFSPFELKSAKLRNRIAIPPMCQYSAVDGVTNDWHLAHYASLARGGAGLVIVEATAVSPEGRITPGCTGLWNDEQTVGMARIAAAIKSHGAVPGIQIAHAGRKASANRPWEGDDHIGEDDPRGWPTISPSAVAFGGDLGKVPKAMTLDDIARVKADFVAAARRALAAGFEWLELHFAHGYLAQSFFSLHANHREDNYGGDLAGRSRFLLETLAAVREVWPEHLPLTARFGVIEYDGRDEETLAESITLARQMREGGLDLLSVSVGFSTRKANIPWGTPFLAPISERVKKEAGIPVASAWGIDDPVVANRIVADGQLDLVMVGRAHLANPHWPYFAARELDEKRPTWVLPAPYAHWLERYRAPRAA
- a CDS encoding gamma-glutamyl-gamma-aminobutyrate hydrolase family protein (Members of this family of hydrolases with an active site Cys residue belong to MEROPS family C26.), with the translated sequence MAHHIGAARVDPIPLTRNVDGDSLAALLAETLDHLPRVCSHRVARARSHESTAMSHSGSTHRALPAVSQAQFLSCLSEAGKRRDGAPLDVAACLTAAGFSTQLSSITLSADTPLTHALLCGVQFLNCTIDWCSFNASSLSGSQFIACNLRNASFIDASIENCLFRDCIMREVMMACASLDGVGFERCDLVIGSFENARILSSRFDTVTMAGTHFLNAEVRDSSIRNSNLENSVFFDVLRDFDVDSDSRKTVGTTRPTAVLPVDPADRGTSIPRVLVKLDQAAGMIPLRIAMRSPSIDRRKFDHEIGVALQRIAVSPAGGLPIPQRLLQTVDDDPETFAQLASITAKAKTLSANVNAIVLPGGEDIPSALYGEEEDTPRSGSDYRRSLLELALLRESLNRGVPMMAICRGFQLVNVYFGAKMLQNVEGQRGTRDFNLTQGSRNGIYGEAMRETLASVVSHHQAIPVSAQSLVEHLKPSVVHEGLVEAVESPHAGGVPALMLQFHPEFFRTEPMYRAPESFVSRSESLPMSAANQIFWQIFSDAAGAHRAKQAVIRELKGPRSVPPSASAI